The following are encoded together in the Salvia hispanica cultivar TCC Black 2014 chromosome 6, UniMelb_Shisp_WGS_1.0, whole genome shotgun sequence genome:
- the LOC125193355 gene encoding mitochondrial phosphate carrier protein 2, mitochondrial-like, with amino-acid sequence MDFGEKPSRRSLIPSFLYKSVNFEQRNPSSSGFIIPAPAEARIEMFSPAYYAACTTGGMLCCGLTHAAVTPIDVVKCNMQIDPAKYKSIGSAFGIVLKEQGMKGFYRGWVPTLLGYSAQGAFKYGLYEYFKKYYSDVAGPDHAAKYKTLIYLAGSASAEFIADIALCPLEAVKVRVQTQPGFATGLADGLPKLVRAEGISGLYRGIVPLWGRQIPYTMMKFATFENTVEAIYKYAVPVPKQECSNALQLGVSFSGGYIAGVFCAAISHPADNLVSFLNNAKGATVADAVSKLGLWGLCTRGLPLRIVMIGTLTGAQWVIYDACKVYFGLPTTGGGSHDPAPK; translated from the exons ATGGATTTTGGGGAGAAGCCATCGCGTAGATCCTTGATCCCCAGCTTCCTCTACAAATCGGTGAATTTTGAGCAGAGGAATCCGTCGTCGTCGGGGTTCATAATTCCGGCGCCAGCGGAGGCCAGAATAGAGATGTTCTCGCCGGCGTATTACGCAGCTTGCACGACCGGCGGAATGTTATGCTGCGGCCTCACTCACGCCGCCGTCACTCCTATTGATGTTGTCAAGTGCAACATGCAG ATTGATCCTGCAAAGTACAAGAGCATTGGCTCTGCTTTCGGAATCGTGCTGAAGGAGCAGGGGATGAAGGGTTTCTACAGAGGCTGGGTGCCAACCCTGCTTGGCTACAGTGCTCAAGGAGCTTTCAAATATGGCCTCTACGAATATTTCAAGAAGTACTACTCCGACGTGGCTGGACCCGACCACGCGGCCAAGTACAAGACCCTCATCTACCTGGCAGGCTCCGCGTCAGCTGAGTTCATCGCAGACATTGCCCTCTGCCCCCTCGAGGCAGTCAAGGTCCGCGTCCAAACCCAGCCCGGCTTTGCCACAGGCCTGGCTGATGGACTTCCTAAGCTTGTCCGGGCTGAGGGAATATCAGG GCTTTATAGAGGGATTGTTCCACTTTGGGGGAGGCAGATTCCAT ATACAATGATGAAGTTTGCCACTTTTGAGAATACTGTGGAGGCCATATACAAGTATGCTGTTCCGGTCCCAAAACAGGAGTGCAGCAACGCGTTGCAGCTTGGTGTGAGCTTCTCCGGTGGCTACATAGCCGGGGTGTTCTGTGCTGCTATCTCCCACCCTGCGGATAACTTGGTCTCGTTCCTCAACAATGCCAAGGGTGCAACGGTAGCTGAT GCCGTGAGCAAACTTGGGTTGTGGGGCTTGTGCACTCGGGGCCTCCCTCTTCGTATCGTGATGATTGGGACTCTCACAGGAGCACAATGGGTGATCTATGATGCTTGCAAGGTCTATTTTGGGCT GCCTACTACTGGTGGTGGAAGCCATGATCCTGCACCAAAATGA
- the LOC125196116 gene encoding protein transport protein Sec24-like At4g32640, producing MAAPGGPRPGNFPPNYNPNSLSNNMQNLQINQHNQQQPNNAGATAPRPPPNATPFGQRAPAFAGSRPGPPPPGVFPRGPVPPNAPAQTTLPPNMVSSRPAGPPPGSQPPHFASRPPPPGAMPSSIGGPVAPSPPALGPRPGSYPSSPLTSAPSTPSQASGSGPVSNGPPPFAPGMTQSGPPFPPAIGSMPRPLVGPPQQPAMLSSRPSSQPMQMQSSFGGPPTAVSSASGQPAPPFSGPPQNMMPPLGSSPFSAPNTGMHQSINSPYGMQTWPAQPQQGAPPPPGSMQQPPRMFGMPPGLSLPNQAMAMSHSGQAKIDPNQIPRLAPSASAIVHETRQGNQANPPPPATSDYIVKDTGNCSPRYMRCTINQVPLTVDLLSTSGMQLSLLVQPLALAHPSEEPIHVVDFGESGPVRCSRCKGYINPFVKFIDQGRRFICNLCGFTDETPRDYHCNLGPDGRRRDADERPELCRGTVEFVATKEYMVRDPMPAVYFFLIDVSMNATQTGATAAACSAIKQVIADLPKGPRTMVGIATFDSTIQFYNLKRSSQQPLMLIVPDVQDVYTPLESDVIVQFSECCEHLEMLLDNIPTMFESNRIADSALGAAVKAAFLAMKSTGGKLLVFQSVLPSCGIGSLSAREAEGRSNMSAGEKEAHKLLQPSDKTLKTMAMEFAEYQVCVDLFITSQMYVDIASLCVIPRTTGGQVYYYYPFSARSDPAKLYNDLRWNITRPQGFEAVMRVRCSQGIQVQEYSGNFCKRIPTDVDLPAIDCDKTIMVSLNHDDKLQEGSECSFQCALLYTTVHGQRRIRVSTLSLPCTNMLSNLFRSADLDTQFACITKQAAIEIPSAPLAQVRDQATNVCINILYSYRKFCATVSSSGQLILPEALKMLPLYTLALLKCIGLRSDGRIDDRSVWINYVSPLPTPLVIPLVYPRMIALHDLNEKELDDSIIPVPIPLSSEHIAIDGIYLLENGVDCLIYVGEDVQPKILQQMFGISSTEEIPNQFILQQYDNPLSKKLNDIVNEIRHQRCSYLRLRLCKKGDPTGMMFFSYLVEDKMANGFSYVEYLIHIHRQIQNKMA from the exons ATGGCAGCTCCTGGGGGACCTAGGCCAGGGAATTTCCCCCCGAATTATAACCCGAATTCCCTTTCTAATAATATGCAAAACCTACAAATTAATCAGCATAATCAGCAACAACCGAACAATGCTGGTGCTACTGCCCCTAGACCTCCTCCGAATGCCACACCATTCGGCCAACGGGCTCCAGCTTTTGCTGGTAGTAGACCAGGCCCCCCTCCCCCTGGTGTGTTTCCGAGGGGCCCGGTACCGCCCAATGCTCCTGCTCAAACTACACTGCCTCCAAATATGGTTTCTTCTAGACCTGCTGGTCCACCACCTGGGTCTCAGCCGCCTCACTTTGCATCAAGACCACCACCACCTGGGGCAATGCCATCATCCATTGGTGGACCTGTTGCTCCCTCACCTCCTGCATTGGGGCCTCGTCCTGGATCATATCCATCTTCCCCTCTGACATCAGCTCCCTCCACTCCTTCCCAAGCAAGTGGTTCTGGTCCAGTTAGTAATGGACCGCCTCCATTTGCACCGGGGATGACACAAAGTGGGCCACCGTTCCCTCCTGCTATAGGTAGTATGCCAAGGCCATTAGTTGGACCTCCACAACAACCAGCAATGTTATCATCTAGGCCTTCTTCTCAGCCAATGCAAATGCAATCTAGTTTTGGCGGTCCACCTACTGCTGTATCATCTGCCTCTGGGCAACCTGCACCGCCATTTTCAGGCCCACCACAGAATATGATGCCCCCTCTGGGTTCATCCCCATTTTCAGCCCCAAATACAGGCATGCATCAATCTATAAATTCTCCTTATGGGATGCAGACATGGCCAGCACAGCCACAACAG GGGGCACCACCTCCTCCCGGGTCTATGCAGCAGCCTCCACGGATGTTTGGAATGCCACCAGGACTATCTCTTCCAAATCAAGCTATGGCTATGAGCCATTCAGGCCAAGCTAAAATTGATCCGAACCAGATTCCCCGTCTTGCTCCAAGTGCTTCTGCAATTGTTCATGAGACCCGTCAGGGCAATCAGGCAAACCCTCCCCCG CCTGCAACAAGTGACTATATAGTTAAAGACACTGGAAATTGCAGTCCACGCTACATGAGGTGTACTATCAATCAG GTTCCTTTGACTGTGGACCTTCTATCTACATCTGGAATGCAGCTGTCTCTATTGGTCCAGCCTTTAGCTCTTGCACATCCATCTGAAGAGCCTATCCAT GTTGTAGATTTTGGGGAAAGTGGTCCTGTTCGATGTTCTCGTTGCAAAGGTTACATTAATCCTTTCGTGAAGTTTATTGACCAAGGAAGACGTTTCATTTGTAACCTGTGTG GATTTACGGATGAAACTCCACGTGACTATCACTGCAACTTAGGTCCAGATGGCCGGCGTAGAGATGCTGACGAAAGGCCTGAACTATGCCGAGGAACAGTTGAATTTGTTGCTACTAAGGAGTACATG GTTCGTGACCCAATGCCTGCTGTATATTTCTTCCTTATTGATGTATCTATGAACGCTACACAAACTGGTGCAACTGCAGCAGCTTGCAGTGCCATCAAACAAGTGATAGCCGATCTTCCA AAGGGTCCTCGTACAATGGTGGGCATTGCTACATTCGATTCCACAATCCAGTTTTACAACCTAAAACGATCCTCACAGCAG CCATTGATGCTCATTGTTCCTGATGTTCAAGATGTCTATACTCCACTGGAAAGTGATGTCATTGTTCAATTTTCTGAG TGCTGTGAGCATTTAGAAATGTTGCTTGACAACATTCCTACAATGTTCGAGAGCAATAGAATTGCTGATTCAGCTCTTGGCGCTGCTGTAAAG GCTGCTTTTCTGGCAATGAAAAGCACTGGTGGCAAACTTTTAGTTTTCCAGTCAG TTTTGCCGTCGTGTGGCATCGGATCCCTTTCTGCTCGAGAGGCTGAAGGCAGAAGCAACATGTCGGCAGGAGAAAAG GAGGCTCACAAATTGCTTCAGCCTTCTGACAAGACTCTAAAAACTATGGCAATGGAATTTGCAGAGTACCAG GTCTGTGTTGACTTGTTTATTACATCGCAAATGTATGTGGATATTGCTTCTCTCTGTGTTATTCCAAGGACAACTGGAGGCCAG GTATACTATTATTATCCTTTCTCTGCCCGTTCTGATCCTGCTAAGCTGTACAATGATCTTCGGTGGAACATCACAAGGCCCCAAGGGTTTGAGGCAGTGATGCGTGTTAGATGTAGCCAG GGTATTCAAGTTCAAGAATATTCCGGAAACTTCTGTAAGCGCATACCAACTGACGTTGATCTACCTGCG ATTGATTGTGACAAAACAATAATGGTCTCCCTGAATCATGATGATAAATTACAGGAAGGCTCTGAGTGTTCTTTTCAG TGTGCCCTTCTTTACACCACTGTACATGGACAAAGAAGAATCAGAGTTTCAACATTGTCCCTGCCTTGCACCAACATGCTGAGTAATCTATTCCGCTCTGCTGATCTAGACACCCAATTTGCGTGTATCACAAAACAAG CTGCTATTGAGATTCCTTCAGCTCCTCTTGCACAAGTCAGGGATCAAGCTACTAATGTTTGCATCAACATATTATACTCGTACCGGAAGTTCTGTGCTACAGTGTCATCGTCAGGACAACTTATTCTGCCCGAGGCACTTAAAATGTTGCCTCTCTATACACTTG CTTTACTCAAATGCATTGGATTACGATCTGATGGAAGAATTGATGATAGGTCCGTTTGGATTAATTATGTCTCACCATTACCTACTCCTTTGGTGATCCCATTGGTGTACCCTAGAATGATAGCACTTCACGACCTTAATGAGAAG GAATTAGATGATTCCATTATTCCCGTTCCAATTCCACTTTCCAGTGAGCATATTGCTATTGATGGAATATATCTTCTTGAGAATGGAGTTGATTGTTTGATTTATGTCGGTGAAGATGTTCAGCCAAAGATTTTGCAACAGATGTTTGGCATTTCATCAACTGAAGAGATTCCAAATCAG TTCATTTTGCAGCAATATGACAATCCCTTGTCAAAGAAGCTGAATGACATTGTAAATGAGATAAGGCATCAACGATGTTCTTACCTACG CTTGCGATTATGCAAAAAGGGGGATCCAACAG GGATGATGTTCTTCTCGTACCTGGTTGAAGACAAGATGGCTAATGGCTTCTCATACGTCGAGTATCTAATACACATTCACCGGCagattcaaaataaaatggcTTGA
- the LOC125195181 gene encoding AT-rich interactive domain-containing protein 1-like: MAGWLKRENDTLQGAQKLGVLFDLGIENNGGSDVNCTFTKFLKAFLEDVYGISCLRSLPPVIGEGQVVDLLKLKIVVKKRGGYCRVSENGLWSSVAADCGVDLRFSAALKLTYVKYLDSLDRWLRKIEKCREEGVSDIVERYLDFSRFLIGLESDPKVFMSSKIERGDGFVVVKKREFEGNKGFVGIDVKGADDKWSNKNSVSDDVNIISKGQSIDKGSDGDDLQVDRDSISKKRKLECYTGTLNWIHKVGKDPTRVTVEPLPEGKKWKCYGSELPWKQILVIREAMLLKKNVNAGSQQSAWQKKQKMHPSMYDDDQCVSERLRCSLRVLSSKDPSQKSRNRGGAESSSSDFQTNEDNVDSPIYLSIYRKKRVPIGSNHQADLLEFQGEDYESETRWLGTKIWPLDKAEQKKKSLIERDRIGKGRQECCGCQFAGSLECVRFHIREKKLNVKLELGSAFNLWKLDMMGEDVAFSWTNEDRNKFQHTVQSNPLSSGKYFWNKLFKHFPQKGREALVSYYFNVFLLRCRANQNRTSPVNINSDDEGSGYGPIANRFGAGLNFCSPNKPHLSSR, from the exons atggCAGGATggttgaagagagagaatgataCTCTTCAGGGAGCACAGAAACTGGGGGTTTTGTTCGATCTAGGAATAGAAAACAATGGCGGTTCCGATGTTAACTGCACCTTCACTAAATTTCTGAAGGCTTTTTTGGAAGATGTTTACGGCATTTCTTGCTTGAGATCGCTGCCGCCGGTTATTGGTGAGGGGCAGGTTGTTGATCTGCTGAAGCTTAAGATTGTTGTGAAGAAGAGAGGTGGGTATTGCAGAGTTTCGGAAAACGGGCTATGGAGCTCGGTAGCTGCTGATTGTGGGGTTGATTTGAGGTTTTCAGCTGCTTTAAAGTTGACATATGTGAAGTATTTGGATTCATTGGATAGATGGTTGaggaaaattgagaaatgtaGAGAGGAGGGAGTGAGTGATATTGTGGAAAGGTATCTGGATTTTAGTCGGTTTTTGATTGGCTTGGAATCAGATCCGAAGGTTTTCATGTCAAGTAAAATTGAGAGAGGTGATGGTTTTGTGGTAGTGAAGAAGAGGGAATTTGAAGGAAATAAGGGGTTTGTTGGTATCGATGTTAAGGGTGCCGATGATAAGTGGAGCAACAAAAATAGCGTTAGTGATGATGTGAATATTATAAGTAAGGGGCAATCTATTGATAAGGGCAGTGATGGTGATGATCTACAAGTGGATCGGGACTCCATTAGTAAGAAAAGGAAACTAGAGTGCTACACAGGCACGCTGAATTGGATACATAAAGTTGGAAAAGATCCTACCAGGGTTACTGTTGAGCCATTACCTGAAGGGAAGAAGTGGAAATGTTATGGGAGTGAGCTGCCGTGGAAGCAAATTCTCGTTATTCGTGAGGCAATGCTTTTGAAAAAGAATGTCAATGCAGGGTCTCAACAATCTGCTTGGCAG AAGAAGCAAAAGATGCACCCGAGCATGTATGATGACGACCAATGTGTTTCTGAAAGGTTAAGGTGCAGTCTGAGGGTCCTCTCCTCCAAGGATCCTTCTCAGAAGTCAAGAAATCGGGGTGGAGCTGAATCATCTTCCTCAGATTTTCAGACCAACGAGGATAATGTTGACTCCCCAATCTATTTGAGCATCTACAGGAAGAAACGAGTCCCCATAGGCTCAAATCATCAAGCAGATTTGCTCGAGTTCCAAGGTGAGGATTATGAAAGTGAAACTAGATGGTTGGGTACCAAAATCTGGCCTTTGGATAAAGcagaacaaaagaagaaaagccTAATAGAAAGGGACCGTATAGGAAAGGGGAGGCAAGAGTGTTGTGGCTGTCAATTTGCAGGATCTCTTGAATGTGTGAGGTTCCATATTAGAGAAAAGAAGCTGAACGTGAAGCTTGAACTTGGCTCCGCTTTTAATCTATGGAAACTTGATATGATGGGAGAGGACGTCGCCTTCTCATGGACAAATGAAGACCGGAACAAGTTCCAGCATACAGTGCAGTCCAACCCTCTCTCATCAGGAAAATACTTCTGGAACAAACTCTTTAAGCATTTCCCTCAGAAGGGAAGGGAAGCCTTGGTGAGCTACTACTTCAATGTCTTCCTTCTCCGATGTAGAGCCAACCAGAACAGAACCAGCCCGGTCAACATCAACAGTGATGACGAGGGGTCAGGATATGGGCCGATTGCTAATAGATTTGGTGCtggtttgaatttttgttCCCCAAACAAACCTCATTTGAGTAGCAGATAG